The stretch of DNA aatatgttaaaacctcaacgccaagtgacgtcatatttgaaattgtaaaaaaatggtaTTGTAAATAAAAGGTACCATTTGATTAGCGGCGGACTGTAGTTACAATGTGTATAATCCTGCTGGTACTCAATGTTTTATATTTCGATAAATAAGCATGaccatagttttttttatatatgcattttgAACCGACTTTGGATTAAAATGCCTACTTAACAATTGTTCATGGTCAACTCATATGCTGAAAGGTAATTTTGTGAAATACCATGTCAAATTTATTAATTATATCTAGTTTTCCCCTcatctatttttgtgatttatgtcAAATGTTGACAAATTTTCTTTAACTCAATTGTATTTAGCCAATcagaaaacaattatttattacaaacattcaTTCAGTAACAATTAGCACCACATGAAATTACAACAAGAAACCAAATTAAGCTGTTACTCTACAATGACATTCTAAAGAACAGAGGATAAAACCACCTTCGGGAATGTTGACATGGAactatttttacttttctttcGAGGATCCTTTTCTACATCTACATCCCCTACTTGTGAAACAGGAGCAAAAAAAATTAGAACATTGAAACATTAAGACTGAGCAAAATGAACACATTAAAAAccgggggtgatctcatgtgctatGGAAGTATAAGCAGACCATACACCACAAGCAGCACACAATGTAATTGAATGCATTGTTTTTTAGAGTCATATCTAACAAGTAAAATCGACATTTATCAATTGTTATAAATACTACATAAAATTAGCGCCAGTCTATACAGAATTATTAGACACTATTAAAATTCATAGATATACTACATTACACAATATGAAATAAAGTactatttacaataaatacaacttATTCGTCTTcctaaaaatatataacaagTTTAAGCACACACACGTACCATTTTTACATCTGAGAATAAAAACACTAtgttttattgacatttaaaaaaataaaaattgcccTTAAAAGTTTCAGTAACATGATATAAATGGTTTCTAAAATCGTCATAAAGAGAACATCTTAATAAAACATGCGCTTCGTCTTTAATAAAATCATCACATATATGTCACATTATGTTTTCGAAAACTATATGTTCACATCTCCTAGTTCTAATCATCAGTAGGTCTACACCACATCTACATTTAGCAAAAGCACTTTTTTGGTTAAAAGGCAAAGCAATATTACAGTATTCCTCAGGTTCAAAATTATCTTTGAACAGGTAATTGTCATTTACTTCCAATTCAAACTACCTAGCAAGCGTTCTTTCTGAAGGTAATTAAATACATGCACATATTGCACTTATTTATTATTCTAGTCTTGGTGATAGTTTGGCAATCAAATGGCATGTTCGAAATGCATCAGCTATAGTGGTAGGACCTGCATGTCAGAGCTACATTGATCATCATTTAAACGTGTCACTCAATGAGGAACCGATTTACACAGTCATATCATCTATTCCATGTGAGCGTTTATGGCCATGGTTAGGAATGGAAATAAATTCGCAAACAGTTAGTATTATGGTCAACCAAATATACTTTTATTGACTTCTTTTGAAATAGAAACTGTATTTGATTGTAAGaagcatagtttttttttacatagttgCCAATGATTGTCAGTTTGGGTCCTGCTTACAAAAATAATTGTGATGAGGAGAaataattaattcttgaattttttatttttaaaaaaataactgtaatgtACCAATGTCTCGCCTTTTGACTCCATGAAAGCGAGACTTAACACCAAATTGTCATCAATTCTTGTTTCAAAATTTGCAAAGAAATCAATTAAGAATAGAATGTTATACCGATTATTTCAATGATTATTGAAGTCGTTGTACAAACAATatggtataataaaaaaaaggatttttgtaaaagtttttgcaattttattataacaatttcACAAAACCAATAGATGGATGTAAAGTCTATGCTTTAAACTATACAAATCCACAGAGGTCATCTTGAGTTATGGTAATACACAGAAGCAATGCCAGATTCACCTACGGAAAAGCAGTTATAAAAGTGTACCCCCGGCTTACAGGTCACGGTGGTGTCCTACCTACTTTAAAAGAAACTAATGCGATATGATAACAAGCATGTGATCAATTTAAAAGTTATTGACAAAAAACCCAGAATAACGAATGACATTCAAGATGGAAGTAATTTATCTCTTTGACAGCTCTTAGATATTTTATATGCTTATAATacaggatttatttttttctgtgaacAGTTGGTTTACcttataattttttgtattttgcatATGGTATCAAAGTTCGATTGTGATAAGTCAATTCTTAAGCGATGAATTTTAATTGGTATTTATCTTTTTTAGCATCACTATGGTCCATATGCCGATTGGATAAACAAATCTTTCAGTCCATTGTATACTGGCTATACAAAACTAGAAGCCTTTGTAAATGACGCCTATGCTAAAGGTCAAGTAGACAAGGACAAAGCGCTACAGATTTACGCAAAGAGTATGGAGGCAGAGGCCGCATTTTTTAACTCCATCCAAGcatgaaaatttattaaataaaaatgatgtGTTTTGAATCGCTTTTTTGAATTTATCTTCATTTGGAACGTTTAATCCAAAAAATTTGAAAGATAGAGATTTACAaatcaaatcaatatttattGGTGGATGAATATAAAAATACTAGTACACTTTTTATGTGCAGAAAATACTCGACTGACATCTTTTAAGCAAATGAAAGACCTTTTGTAAGCGTTTTTGCATTCTTTTATCCGTTGAACAGCTGCTTCAATCTGACATTTCTCGATTAAAGAgacatactctttttttttttgtagtttgtgATTACcgaagtttttttttagtttccatcATTATTTATCGAACGTTACATCTTATATGATTTGTTAATAACTTGTTCGAACGAGAAGGAACTTTGGTAAAATAAAGTTTAATCGagagacgaaatataccagaatgacagtcaaactcatacaaataattttatcagactaaatggaaaatgtttattttttgaagagtgggtaaaaatcaatttgtttttcataaatgatatcattAATGATAGAGGTCAAATTTCAGAAACATATATACTTtctaaactaaaaaataaacaagattggATCAGGCAGATATCCTGCATTAAAAAAGCAATACCAAATCAATGGCTTACCATAATAAATCAAGATAATTCgactaaaactaaagttaataTTCATAAAACTTTAAATAGCCTAAAAATCATGCTTAATAAAGAAATTAATTCTAAAATGAgtacaaaacaaatttataacattattataaattttagaaaatgtgGGAAAAATTGTTTGCCAAAAACCTTTACTTCAAACTAGAAAATTGTTTCAACGTCATTTTTAACTACTTAACTGACAATAAACTgaaaatgtttagatggaaatTAATTCACTATATACTTCCATGCAATGATTTATTAGTAGAATGGGAAATACTCACAGATAATAAATGTAATC from Mytilus galloprovincialis chromosome 2, xbMytGall1.hap1.1, whole genome shotgun sequence encodes:
- the LOC143063354 gene encoding uncharacterized protein LOC143063354, whose protein sequence is MTLYKSLGDSLAIKWHVRNASAIVVGPACQSYIDHHLNVSLNEEPIYTVISSIPCERLWPWLGMEINSQTHHYGPYADWINKSFSPLYTGYTKLEAFVNDAYAKGQVDKDKALQIYAKSMEAEAAFFNSIQA